A DNA window from Bdellovibrio sp. BCCA contains the following coding sequences:
- a CDS encoding PilZ domain-containing protein produces MGKVLDITPRLRSQNSLENTKKEVGAEILDITEARQEILSRDRRDVKRTILTEFVGAFVVLPEKGLLKAALYDISENGMAFDLELTEGGFTTGEEVAMRVYLNHSTYFPFTIRVTNSRSIEDEGVIRHGANFVRGTMNDVALHHFVKFIENVSASLKTDSGDVLVSHIS; encoded by the coding sequence ATGGGGAAAGTGCTCGATATCACGCCACGCCTAAGATCTCAAAATTCTTTAGAAAATACGAAAAAAGAAGTGGGTGCGGAAATCCTTGATATCACTGAGGCTCGTCAAGAGATTTTGAGCCGTGATCGCCGCGATGTAAAAAGAACTATTCTCACGGAATTCGTGGGTGCATTTGTGGTTTTGCCTGAAAAAGGTCTTTTAAAGGCCGCTCTTTATGACATCTCTGAAAACGGGATGGCATTTGATTTGGAACTGACAGAGGGCGGTTTTACGACGGGTGAAGAAGTCGCGATGCGCGTTTATCTGAATCACTCGACTTATTTTCCGTTCACAATTCGTGTGACGAACAGTCGCTCAATCGAAGATGAAGGTGTGATCCGTCATGGTGCTAATTTCGTCAGAGGCACAATGAATGATGTCGCGCTCCATCATTTCGTTAAATTCATCGAAAACGTCAGTGCGAGTCTGAAAACGGATTCCGGCGACGTTCTTGTTTCGCACATCTCGTAA
- a CDS encoding FMN-binding negative transcriptional regulator has translation MINKHQIPVHETDALLAIINKYPLATVITHFGDSVEVSHLPVVADVQLNGKISIRGHLSTRNPQWQHLKNGAAMVLVFNGPNAYINSSWYRVNDVSTWNYISVQAEGLPTLEETYEGLLKILKATTHLTNRLYKDQWDFYIPDDLKSETDLISAIGGFSLMPKKLIGKFKLSQSKSLEDQKRIIEELNLREDENSRLIARFMAENFK, from the coding sequence ATGATCAACAAACATCAGATACCAGTTCATGAAACAGACGCGCTCCTGGCGATCATTAATAAATATCCTCTGGCGACGGTTATTACCCATTTTGGGGATTCGGTTGAAGTTAGCCATCTTCCAGTTGTGGCGGATGTACAATTGAATGGAAAAATCTCCATCCGGGGTCACTTGTCGACGCGAAATCCGCAATGGCAGCATCTTAAAAATGGAGCCGCTATGGTGTTAGTGTTCAATGGTCCCAACGCCTATATCAACTCAAGTTGGTATAGAGTTAATGATGTTTCAACTTGGAATTATATCTCGGTTCAAGCAGAAGGCTTACCGACATTGGAAGAGACTTATGAGGGGCTTCTAAAAATTTTGAAAGCAACAACTCATCTTACAAATCGTTTATATAAAGATCAGTGGGACTTTTATATCCCTGACGATTTAAAATCTGAAACTGATTTAATAAGTGCAATTGGTGGATTTTCTTTAATGCCTAAAAAACTTATTGGGAAGTTTAAACTGAGTCAGTCAAAATCTCTTGAGGATCAAAAACGAATTATTGAAGAGCTAAATCTGAGAGAAGATGAAAACAGTAGATTGATCGCAAGATTCATGGCTGAAAATTTCAAATAA
- a CDS encoding TonB-dependent receptor family protein: MNKFFQTLILISFFGLNSQAEDVSEVSAKMSELGPVKVIGSSEEELTQPSSAHFISKEKLELQQQSDVNRVLKQVPGVYVREEDGFGLRPNIGLRGTHPDRSKKIVILEDGILIGPAPYSAPAAYYTPFMSKIESLEVFKGVASVPYGPNSIGGAINYITRSIPKNDANEVELAAGTFNTQKYRGNIARVFDRGGVMLEGTHMQTDGFKKLDSGDKTGFSKNDFLLKGEYHLDGDKRHSLQMKVGYANELSDETYLGLSLDDFDASPFRRYNASEKDLMDWQHEQYQLTYKAQVQENWGVWATVYHNKFHRDWRRFDGFRDGNIKINSVLLNPSGAQDQLYHDILTGNADSASSGSNATDIAVLNNNRYFYSQGIQFGSFSAHTAGTWTHQVSLGLRLHDDQIRRDHIKRYYSMTNSHLVSTGEAAVQKDLNRDTTQSVAVTASDEMLVEAVPGLKITTTGRFETVNYSAQNDLTNTTTNGSENFFVPGVGVLQQFTDRWSAFAGINRGYSIVGPGQTQSSKAEESINYEAGVRYSNADQEFFVEGIGFWNDYQNIKDTCSFSSGCTTGDLDQTFDGGKALITGLEARVQKGFQYKTVYIPVGVNATFTKAEFKNDFSSNNEVWGNGTIHSGDPLPYVPETQYSLSVGAQYKKFTQEVVLSWTGKMYNESVSTNRQEVAAYGIVDWSLKYQYDKAGSVYARLDNILDREYLVSMKPYGARPGKARSVLVGLKHYF, translated from the coding sequence ATGAATAAGTTCTTTCAAACTCTTATTTTAATTTCTTTCTTCGGCCTGAACTCTCAGGCCGAAGACGTTTCTGAGGTCTCAGCAAAAATGTCTGAGCTCGGTCCGGTCAAGGTGATCGGCAGTTCTGAAGAAGAATTGACCCAACCGAGTTCTGCGCATTTTATCAGTAAAGAAAAGCTCGAACTGCAACAGCAATCCGACGTGAACCGTGTGCTAAAACAGGTTCCTGGCGTTTATGTTCGCGAGGAAGATGGCTTTGGCTTACGCCCCAATATCGGTCTTCGCGGAACTCACCCGGATCGCAGTAAAAAGATTGTCATTTTAGAAGATGGAATTTTGATTGGTCCCGCACCCTACTCAGCTCCAGCGGCCTATTACACTCCTTTTATGAGTAAGATCGAATCGCTTGAAGTCTTTAAAGGTGTGGCGTCTGTTCCCTATGGACCGAACTCCATTGGTGGAGCGATCAATTACATTACTCGCAGTATTCCTAAAAACGACGCGAATGAAGTAGAATTGGCAGCGGGAACTTTTAATACCCAAAAATATCGTGGCAATATTGCACGCGTTTTTGATCGAGGCGGTGTGATGCTTGAAGGCACTCACATGCAAACAGATGGTTTTAAAAAACTGGATTCAGGCGATAAAACAGGATTTTCTAAGAATGATTTCTTGCTTAAAGGTGAATACCACCTTGATGGAGACAAACGTCATTCCTTGCAAATGAAAGTCGGCTACGCCAATGAACTTTCTGATGAAACATATTTAGGACTTTCGTTGGACGATTTCGATGCGTCTCCGTTCCGTCGTTACAATGCTTCTGAAAAAGATTTGATGGATTGGCAGCACGAGCAGTATCAACTGACCTACAAAGCTCAAGTTCAAGAGAACTGGGGTGTTTGGGCGACAGTCTATCACAACAAATTTCACCGTGACTGGCGCCGTTTTGATGGATTTAGAGATGGAAATATTAAAATCAATTCTGTTCTTTTAAATCCCTCTGGAGCCCAAGATCAGCTTTATCACGATATTCTGACTGGCAACGCGGACTCCGCCTCTTCTGGAAGTAACGCGACGGACATCGCTGTTTTAAATAACAATAGATATTTTTACAGTCAGGGCATTCAATTTGGTTCGTTTTCTGCGCACACAGCGGGAACTTGGACTCATCAAGTGAGTTTAGGTCTTCGTCTGCATGATGATCAGATTCGCCGCGACCACATCAAACGCTATTACTCAATGACGAACAGCCATTTGGTGAGTACGGGAGAAGCTGCTGTACAAAAAGACTTAAACCGTGACACCACTCAGTCCGTCGCTGTGACTGCGAGTGATGAGATGCTGGTGGAAGCTGTTCCTGGTCTTAAAATCACGACAACAGGTCGCTTTGAAACTGTGAATTATTCTGCACAGAATGATTTGACGAACACGACAACCAATGGTTCTGAGAATTTCTTCGTGCCAGGTGTGGGAGTGCTTCAACAATTCACCGATCGCTGGTCTGCCTTTGCGGGAATCAATCGTGGATATTCTATCGTAGGACCGGGACAAACTCAGAGCAGTAAAGCGGAAGAAAGTATCAACTACGAAGCGGGAGTCCGTTACTCCAACGCTGACCAGGAATTTTTCGTAGAAGGCATTGGTTTTTGGAACGACTACCAAAACATCAAAGACACTTGTTCTTTTTCTTCCGGTTGTACAACCGGAGATTTAGATCAAACCTTTGATGGCGGGAAAGCCTTGATCACGGGCCTTGAAGCGCGTGTGCAAAAAGGATTTCAGTACAAAACCGTTTATATTCCTGTAGGCGTGAACGCGACGTTCACAAAAGCGGAGTTTAAAAACGATTTTAGCTCTAACAATGAAGTGTGGGGCAACGGCACCATTCATTCCGGAGATCCGCTTCCCTATGTTCCTGAAACTCAATACAGCTTAAGTGTGGGTGCTCAATACAAGAAATTCACACAAGAGGTCGTTCTTTCTTGGACTGGCAAGATGTACAATGAGTCTGTTTCTACGAACAGACAAGAGGTTGCGGCTTACGGGATTGTCGATTGGAGTTTAAAATACCAATATGACAAAGCAGGCTCCGTCTATGCTCGTCTCGATAACATCTTGGATCGTGAGTATTTAGTTTCAATGAAACCTTATGGCGCTCGTCCAGGTAAGGCTCGCAGCGTTCTTGTGGGTTTAAAGCATTATTTCTAA
- a CDS encoding MaoC family dehydratase — protein MVTAEIDVGYTASITVKVTDKMVHQFADLSGDRNPIHLDDDYAAKSRFKRRIAHGMIVGALISRALVDGIGLGGIYLGQSLKFVNPVFIDDTITITIKITGLRKEKGIATVETNAYKENGDIVVKGEAVIMMNAPA, from the coding sequence ATGGTTACGGCAGAAATTGATGTAGGATACACGGCTTCGATCACAGTGAAGGTGACTGACAAAATGGTTCACCAATTCGCTGATTTATCAGGAGACCGCAATCCTATTCATCTTGACGACGATTACGCGGCGAAGAGCCGTTTTAAGCGTCGTATTGCCCACGGGATGATCGTTGGAGCTCTGATTTCCAGAGCTCTTGTTGACGGAATCGGTTTGGGTGGAATTTATTTGGGACAATCTTTGAAATTCGTGAATCCGGTTTTCATCGATGACACGATCACGATCACAATCAAGATCACGGGTCTTCGTAAAGAAAAAGGAATCGCGACGGTTGAAACAAACGCATACAAAGAAAACGGAGATATCGTGGTGAAGGGTGAAGCCGTCATCATGATGAATGCTCCGGCATAA
- a CDS encoding sterol desaturase family protein, translating to MFEQPENWTRLQKLLFQFDEPTSRLYHVNIISSLLLVILVLWIVARQEKMPLKTLLSRWILRKKYWWNHSTKQDYLIYFLNALFKSFLFVPLFEGSFHISQAVIRFLVKFSSGDLLNIPVSNAGLVLFTLAVFIWDDFLRFFHHWLMHKIPWLWEFHKLHHSARVLTPVTLYRAHPVESILAILRNSLSLGVAIGVFIFLFGSSFSLWTLLGINGFGFIFNLVGANLRHSHIPLSFGPFERFLISPIQHQVHHSKDVRHYDKNFGVSLAIWDGLFGSLVFSKEVSKLRFGLNERFRKSLWEHYKAPFVTLGKRLLRK from the coding sequence ATGTTTGAGCAGCCGGAAAATTGGACTCGTTTGCAAAAATTACTCTTTCAGTTTGATGAGCCCACATCACGGCTTTATCACGTCAATATTATTTCCAGTTTGCTTTTGGTTATCCTAGTTCTTTGGATCGTGGCTCGTCAGGAAAAAATGCCACTTAAGACGCTTTTAAGCCGTTGGATTTTGCGCAAAAAATATTGGTGGAATCACTCAACGAAACAAGATTATTTGATTTATTTCCTGAATGCTCTCTTTAAAAGCTTCCTCTTTGTACCGTTGTTTGAAGGAAGTTTTCATATTTCTCAGGCTGTGATTCGGTTTTTAGTGAAATTTAGCAGCGGCGATCTTTTAAATATTCCTGTAAGCAATGCGGGCTTGGTGCTTTTCACTTTGGCGGTTTTTATTTGGGATGATTTTTTGCGTTTCTTCCACCATTGGTTGATGCACAAAATCCCTTGGTTGTGGGAGTTTCATAAATTGCATCACAGTGCCCGGGTTTTAACTCCCGTGACTTTGTATCGCGCGCACCCTGTTGAATCCATCCTCGCAATTTTGCGAAATAGTTTAAGCTTAGGTGTTGCGATTGGCGTCTTTATTTTCTTATTTGGTTCAAGTTTCTCGCTTTGGACATTGTTAGGTATCAATGGCTTTGGTTTTATTTTTAATTTGGTCGGAGCCAACCTTCGCCACAGTCATATTCCTTTGAGCTTTGGTCCGTTTGAGAGATTTTTGATCAGTCCTATCCAGCATCAAGTGCATCACTCCAAAGACGTTCGCCATTACGATAAAAACTTTGGTGTCAGCCTTGCGATTTGGGATGGTTTGTTTGGATCTTTGGTTTTTTCTAAAGAGGTTTCAAAACTTCGTTTCGGTCTGAATGAAAGATTTCGAAAATCGTTGTGGGAGCATTACAAAGCGCCGTTTGTTACTTTAGGAAAGAGACTTTTAAGAAAGTAA
- a CDS encoding HNH endonuclease: MLWQRAQGCCEHIDSKSKRRCSSKYALEIDHTKPVALAGESNIENLTLLCQAHNSRRSIKTFGVNSVST, translated from the coding sequence ATGCTCTGGCAAAGAGCCCAAGGCTGCTGTGAGCATATTGATTCAAAATCTAAAAGGCGATGCTCCTCAAAATATGCGTTGGAAATCGATCACACGAAACCCGTTGCTCTTGCCGGAGAGAGCAACATTGAAAACTTAACCTTGCTATGTCAGGCTCATAACTCACGGAGATCTATTAAAACTTTTGGCGTCAACAGCGTTTCGACTTAG
- a CDS encoding lytic transglycosylase domain-containing protein — protein sequence MKSDENVNLSKNFISKRSTRNVVGSLVALSLLVALFNSASFPVVVEHIKKIQRIILDGVVFSKDPDVVYHREEILNDYENRIADDFNIPAGLRDRVGFWFDIYTRYDANRKVIHHTLYPWVVYKVVDVTDIINSDTPKARWMRNLKADEFVSEETQNIRDALKELARGQFDEDDATQVSVAKALETLPGSLQNKAKEALKNVRVQTGQKNFFAEGLEVSPLYLSGMEEIFRNHKLPVELTRIPFVESSFNRHAVSKVGASGIWQFMDYTGKSFLTVNDHIDERNSPFKATDAAARLLKENHMILRRSWPLAVTAWNHGPSGLRRAMKAAESEELSEIIASYQSRTFDFASSNFYCEFLAALYAEKYHDQIFTDLEYEKTLDLHTVKLARAISAKELLRRSGLAKDDFVLYNPDLKKALERNASIPSGFTLMVDTPARLVLKSLLTKDTRPDDSKVSQSDVSYFKQE from the coding sequence ATGAAGAGTGATGAAAACGTGAATTTATCTAAGAATTTTATCTCAAAACGAAGCACCCGCAATGTCGTGGGTTCTCTCGTGGCTTTGAGTCTTCTTGTCGCGCTTTTTAACTCTGCAAGCTTTCCCGTCGTTGTTGAACACATTAAAAAAATCCAACGCATTATCTTAGATGGTGTGGTCTTTTCAAAAGATCCTGATGTCGTTTATCATCGTGAAGAAATCCTGAACGATTATGAAAATCGTATTGCCGATGACTTTAATATTCCCGCGGGTCTTCGCGACCGTGTAGGGTTTTGGTTTGATATTTACACTCGTTATGATGCCAACCGTAAGGTGATTCACCACACACTGTATCCATGGGTGGTGTATAAAGTCGTGGATGTGACAGATATCATTAACAGCGACACTCCCAAAGCGCGCTGGATGCGCAATTTGAAAGCTGACGAATTTGTTTCTGAAGAAACTCAAAATATCCGCGACGCTCTTAAAGAATTGGCTCGTGGTCAGTTTGATGAAGACGACGCCACTCAAGTTAGCGTTGCTAAAGCTCTAGAAACTTTGCCAGGCAGTTTGCAAAACAAAGCCAAAGAGGCCTTAAAAAACGTGCGCGTGCAAACGGGTCAAAAGAACTTTTTTGCTGAAGGTCTTGAGGTGAGTCCTCTTTATCTTAGCGGCATGGAAGAAATCTTTCGCAATCACAAACTTCCTGTCGAACTGACCCGCATTCCGTTTGTTGAAAGCAGTTTCAACCGCCACGCTGTCAGCAAAGTCGGTGCGTCGGGCATTTGGCAGTTTATGGATTACACGGGAAAAAGCTTTTTGACTGTGAACGACCACATCGACGAACGCAATTCTCCCTTTAAGGCTACAGATGCAGCGGCACGACTGCTTAAGGAAAACCATATGATTTTACGTCGCTCATGGCCTTTAGCTGTGACGGCATGGAACCATGGCCCTTCAGGACTTCGTCGCGCCATGAAAGCCGCAGAGAGCGAAGAGCTTTCCGAAATCATCGCCAGCTATCAATCACGCACTTTTGATTTTGCTTCTTCTAATTTTTATTGTGAGTTTTTGGCCGCTCTTTATGCTGAAAAATACCATGATCAAATTTTCACGGATCTTGAGTATGAAAAAACTTTGGATCTGCACACCGTGAAACTGGCACGCGCTATTTCTGCTAAAGAACTTTTGCGTCGCAGTGGTCTCGCCAAAGACGATTTCGTTCTTTACAATCCGGATCTTAAGAAGGCTCTGGAGCGCAACGCTTCGATCCCTTCGGGATTCACGTTAATGGTCGACACTCCAGCGCGTTTAGTTTTAAAAAGTCTTCTTACGAAAGACACGCGTCCTGACGACAGCAAGGTCAGCCAAAGCGACGTTTCTTACTTCAAACAAGAATAG
- a CDS encoding PhoH family protein has protein sequence MQNCTDYKHGGLSLSKAKRRKIVVDTNVILFDSQAILRFGEADVHIPISVIEEVDKFKRDQGENGRNARQFSRFIDVLRAKGSLASGVQIDNSETMVYINTDLMLAGMPSELDHQKADNRILNTALALQKQHPRYKVELISKDINLRIKADVYGVVAKDYESNDINRDDLYEGYQEIMVTPEQIDMFYKEKRFLTDMKLYANQYVIMKDSANPNHSAIGRFSFAEKAIVPLMQAADSIWGIHARNVEQAFALDCLMNDEVMFVSLVGKAGTGKTLLAIAAGLHKTLDQGQFQRLLVSRPIFPMGRDIGYLPGDIEQKLNPWMQPIFDNVEFLMGADKKAAGRAQELINQGMLNIEPLTYIRGRSIPKQYLIVDEAQNLTPHEIKTIVTRAGRGTKVVLTGDVYQIDNPYVDSANSGLTYAVERFKGHPIAAHVTLTKGERSELAELAANIL, from the coding sequence ATGCAGAATTGCACGGACTATAAACACGGAGGGCTGTCCTTGAGTAAAGCTAAGCGCAGAAAAATTGTTGTCGATACAAACGTGATTCTTTTCGATTCTCAGGCGATTCTGCGTTTTGGGGAGGCAGATGTTCACATCCCCATTTCAGTTATCGAAGAAGTAGATAAATTCAAAAGAGACCAAGGTGAAAACGGACGTAACGCCCGTCAATTCAGCCGCTTTATCGACGTGCTTCGTGCGAAGGGTTCTCTCGCAAGTGGCGTGCAAATCGATAATTCCGAAACGATGGTTTATATCAACACGGATTTGATGCTGGCGGGAATGCCGTCAGAGTTGGATCACCAAAAAGCAGACAATCGTATCCTGAATACGGCTCTAGCTTTGCAGAAACAACATCCACGCTACAAAGTGGAGTTGATCTCTAAAGACATCAATCTTCGTATCAAGGCCGACGTTTACGGCGTTGTTGCAAAAGACTATGAGTCGAACGACATCAACCGCGACGACCTTTACGAAGGTTATCAAGAGATCATGGTGACTCCTGAGCAAATCGACATGTTCTACAAAGAGAAACGCTTTTTGACGGACATGAAGCTTTATGCGAACCAATACGTGATCATGAAGGACTCCGCGAATCCAAATCACTCGGCAATTGGTCGTTTTAGTTTTGCTGAAAAAGCCATCGTTCCATTGATGCAAGCGGCAGATTCTATCTGGGGCATTCACGCTCGAAATGTCGAACAGGCGTTTGCTTTGGATTGTTTGATGAATGATGAAGTGATGTTCGTTTCTCTTGTTGGTAAAGCCGGCACCGGTAAGACGTTGCTTGCGATCGCAGCAGGTCTTCACAAAACTTTGGATCAAGGCCAATTCCAGAGATTACTTGTATCTCGCCCGATCTTCCCAATGGGACGTGATATCGGCTATTTGCCAGGTGACATTGAACAAAAATTAAATCCCTGGATGCAGCCGATTTTTGATAACGTAGAGTTCTTGATGGGTGCGGACAAAAAAGCAGCAGGTCGCGCGCAAGAATTGATCAATCAGGGCATGCTCAACATTGAGCCTCTGACATACATTCGCGGTCGCAGCATTCCGAAGCAATACCTCATTGTCGACGAAGCACAAAACTTGACTCCGCATGAAATCAAGACAATTGTTACACGCGCAGGACGCGGGACAAAAGTTGTTTTGACTGGAGACGTTTATCAGATCGACAACCCGTATGTAGATTCTGCGAACAGCGGTCTCACTTACGCTGTGGAGAGATTTAAAGGGCACCCGATTGCAGCCCACGTGACTCTCACAAAAGGTGAAAGATCTGAGCTTGCCGAATTGGCAGCGAATATTTTGTAG
- a CDS encoding BLUF domain-containing protein — MNPIFHLVYISEAAEDISYTDIHDILEVSRRNNSQEAITGLLIFRDGHFLQLLEGDEKSVRKVLGKILLDDRNYSLRVLIEAQGDQRLFPNWTMAFYDGDVSPNSTEDLINLFDACLDGGASRRSLIMPMLRQFRASAPELK; from the coding sequence ATGAATCCAATTTTTCATCTCGTCTATATCAGTGAGGCGGCCGAGGATATCAGTTACACGGATATTCACGATATTCTCGAAGTTTCACGACGAAATAATTCTCAAGAGGCCATCACTGGCCTTTTGATTTTTCGTGATGGACACTTTCTGCAATTGTTGGAAGGCGATGAAAAAAGCGTTCGCAAGGTTCTTGGTAAAATCCTGTTAGATGATCGTAACTATTCTTTGCGTGTTCTTATTGAAGCGCAAGGCGATCAGCGCCTTTTCCCGAATTGGACCATGGCTTTCTACGATGGCGACGTTAGCCCTAATTCCACGGAAGACCTGATCAATCTATTTGATGCATGCTTAGATGGTGGTGCGAGCCGCCGTTCTTTGATTATGCCGATGCTTCGCCAGTTCCGTGCTTCCGCTCCTGAATTAAAATAA
- a CDS encoding imelysin family protein: protein MHAKNLVLKVSLALVTCLLTASCSDFFKNEKTARNGGNNTPQQNQGESLPGEFQKPNEGAFSEQKMLINIGTNIIARAVEDFNTQVPVLRSSLRLYCEALATGSLARREETQVQLDWERAMLSFHTVQAAPFGPLMDNGRFLNDYLYSWPYLNTCDIDKKAYENSKSAISSDGLIFNVRGLAAIEYLLFEKSLKSTCNPRANPAMAEWNAREEQQKKLDRCWWAQELAKDVETKAKSLNNAWSLQGGNFTKALIDGSRYAGLKESINAVTDALANIEKIKDLKLGRPLARHKDCTEDKCPRDVEHIYSGLSLAAAEAQLKGFKAIFTGSYSAQPGFGFDDLLAQSGRADVSEKVLLALDKAIASLQAAQDKGSLLEQVEAMNPTLCKSTTTTDRKEEICAVHADVREVAFLLKTEVLAALALRAPPTHQGDND, encoded by the coding sequence ATGCACGCGAAAAATCTGGTTTTGAAGGTGTCTTTGGCTTTAGTGACCTGTTTATTAACGGCTTCTTGTTCGGACTTTTTTAAGAACGAAAAAACAGCTCGCAATGGCGGTAACAATACGCCTCAACAAAACCAAGGTGAATCACTTCCTGGTGAATTTCAAAAACCAAATGAAGGTGCATTTTCAGAACAAAAAATGCTGATCAATATCGGCACAAACATTATTGCTCGTGCAGTAGAAGATTTTAACACGCAAGTTCCTGTTTTACGCAGCTCACTTCGCCTGTATTGCGAAGCTTTGGCGACCGGCTCCCTGGCTCGCCGTGAAGAGACGCAAGTGCAATTGGATTGGGAACGCGCCATGCTTTCCTTTCACACGGTTCAAGCGGCACCTTTTGGTCCTTTGATGGACAATGGACGCTTTTTAAATGATTACCTTTATTCTTGGCCTTACCTCAACACTTGCGACATCGACAAAAAGGCCTACGAAAACTCAAAGTCTGCTATCAGCAGTGATGGTTTGATTTTCAACGTTCGTGGTTTGGCAGCAATTGAATATCTGCTTTTTGAAAAGTCGTTGAAATCCACTTGCAACCCAAGAGCAAATCCTGCCATGGCAGAATGGAATGCTCGCGAGGAACAGCAAAAGAAACTGGATCGCTGCTGGTGGGCACAAGAGTTGGCAAAAGATGTAGAGACAAAAGCTAAATCTTTGAACAACGCTTGGTCTTTGCAAGGTGGCAACTTTACCAAAGCTTTGATTGATGGTTCTCGCTACGCGGGATTGAAAGAATCTATCAACGCCGTGACGGATGCTTTGGCCAATATTGAAAAAATCAAAGATTTGAAACTAGGTCGTCCTTTGGCTCGCCATAAAGATTGCACAGAAGACAAGTGTCCTCGCGATGTCGAGCATATCTATTCGGGTCTTTCTTTAGCGGCCGCTGAAGCTCAGCTAAAAGGTTTTAAAGCGATCTTTACTGGCAGCTACTCAGCACAACCTGGATTTGGTTTTGATGATCTGCTGGCACAATCAGGACGCGCGGACGTTTCTGAAAAAGTTCTTCTGGCATTGGATAAAGCGATCGCTTCACTTCAAGCTGCGCAGGACAAAGGATCTTTGTTAGAACAAGTCGAAGCGATGAATCCGACTCTTTGTAAATCGACAACGACGACGGATCGTAAAGAAGAGATTTGCGCCGTTCATGCGGACGTCCGTGAAGTGGCTTTCCTTTTGAAAACAGAAGTTCTCGCTGCACTTGCCTTGCGTGCTCCGCCGACTCATCAAGGTGATAACGATTAA
- the lipB gene encoding lipoyl(octanoyl) transferase LipB, producing the protein MADLIFQDWGLIDYDEALKKQLELVEKVHSENLPGYLVFCSHPPVVTLGRATKEGDVFDWNGKIVEVSRGGRATYHGPSQLIVYPILNLTLARKGRKDREIVGYLRVFEDAIVDVLKTYDVHAQGRSLHKNPQTDSEADETGVWVGNHKIASLGVGVRKWITFHGAAINLNYDPKAFVGMNPCGFTADTMVSLEQVLNTPIDTKQFSEKLKLRLLQSL; encoded by the coding sequence ATGGCTGACCTTATTTTTCAAGATTGGGGACTCATTGATTACGATGAAGCCCTGAAAAAACAGCTCGAACTCGTCGAGAAAGTTCACTCGGAAAATCTTCCGGGCTATCTTGTTTTTTGTTCTCACCCACCAGTTGTCACTTTAGGTCGCGCCACCAAAGAAGGCGACGTCTTTGACTGGAATGGAAAAATCGTCGAAGTCTCTCGCGGAGGACGCGCGACTTATCATGGCCCAAGTCAATTGATCGTCTACCCGATTCTCAATTTAACTTTGGCACGCAAGGGCCGTAAGGATCGTGAGATCGTCGGATACTTACGTGTCTTCGAAGATGCCATTGTCGATGTTTTAAAAACTTACGACGTGCATGCCCAGGGAAGATCCTTACACAAAAATCCGCAAACAGACTCTGAAGCTGATGAAACAGGTGTGTGGGTAGGAAATCATAAAATCGCATCCCTGGGTGTCGGCGTGCGCAAATGGATCACCTTCCACGGCGCCGCCATCAATCTGAATTATGATCCCAAAGCCTTTGTCGGCATGAACCCTTGTGGATTTACAGCGGACACGATGGTGAGTCTTGAACAAGTTCTCAACACACCGATCGACACAAAACAATTTAGCGAAAAACTAAAACTTCGCCTGCTACAGTCTTTGTAA
- a CDS encoding DoxX family protein — translation MSGFLSKILSARNFNTKYDDVALTLLRVFIGLTMAFSHGLGKLPPPQMLVDGISSLGFPAPEFFAWCAGLAEFAGGVLLALGLLTRPAAAFVVFTMLVAVLGVHGADPFAKKEMALLYMFSALFFVLHGAGRWSVDHMISKRQ, via the coding sequence ATGTCTGGTTTTCTATCCAAGATTTTATCTGCAAGAAATTTCAACACGAAATACGACGATGTTGCTTTGACTTTGTTGCGTGTGTTTATCGGGTTGACGATGGCTTTTTCGCATGGTTTGGGAAAACTGCCTCCTCCGCAAATGTTAGTGGATGGTATTTCTTCTTTGGGGTTTCCAGCGCCTGAATTTTTCGCTTGGTGTGCAGGCCTTGCAGAATTTGCAGGAGGAGTTTTGCTAGCACTCGGCCTCCTCACACGTCCCGCCGCAGCCTTTGTAGTTTTCACAATGCTCGTAGCAGTCCTAGGCGTGCACGGTGCCGATCCTTTCGCGAAGAAAGAAATGGCTTTGCTGTACATGTTCTCTGCTTTATTTTTTGTACTTCACGGAGCCGGCCGCTGGTCCGTGGATCATATGATTTCGAAAAGGCAGTAA